CATAATGACTGCAGGAGggattttactgtgtttgcatGAAAAGCTAGTTGAGTGaggaaacacatttgttatgAGCAACAATCTGATCCACATGTAGTTAAGGAAATCTGTTAAAAAATGACTTCAACGACTTATATTAGaataaacagacattttaattaatttttactttttttcaggTTATTATAGTCTGAAGTCTCAGAGTTATACATCACTGTAGAGAAAAGGTCTTGCTATACGAATAAATGCACACGTAACGTAAATGCATGTCAGTCATTCAAAGCAATTGACCCCTAATCAGGGTGTTTGTGGAACTTTCTATGTATGAGTTAGTGCactgattctttttttgtttgatgcAGCTTTATCCGCACACCAGTTCAGAAGAAACATCCTCCAAGTCTGAATATAGAACTTTTTGATTTAGCAGGGTCTGCAACTGTCAGCGATGTTTTGTTTATCACACATAGTGGTGCCTTTTAGCAGAGGCCCCTCATCAGTCATCCATCTGTTTCCTGGGGTCTCTGTCTGCTCACCTGGACTAACTTCAACAAGTGGTGAATGTGAAGAGTCCAGTTTTATGCAAACCCTTGTTGGCAAGATGATGTTCTACACGGGTCTGAATAGAACTGGAAAGACAAACATTAACAGAACATCAttgcactgaaacacaaataGTGATCATTAACATTaacaaagctttttaaaaaactccaattattttaattaaattacaaaaatactcACCATTCAGAGGAAgttctctgtttatttttctatatttgaatttcaaaacTTCACCAACAATAACAACGAGAACAGAAACTATAGCTATGATCGCAACAATAACAGGAATCCGACTGCGTTCTCCACACTCAGCGTCAGACATACTGTCTCCTGGTCTGACTGTGCAAAGTCCTTTTGCCTCACAGctgtgaaaattaatgaaaaaaagagactttgtacacaaagaaaatcttcagagttttacattttcatgaatGAGCCAGTGCAATGACAGTCTTACCGTCACGCCCTCATGCCGGACGACCGTACAGATAGCAGATCAAGGGATGAGATACGTAAGGATGGCCCCAAACGCACTGGTTTGTTGAACCTCATTTGAGCCACCCCAGCTACCCAGTGAACCGCAATCTTGCCTCCTTGCCTCCCCGGTATGCCCATTGTTTTGCTCTTCTGGCTTTGAATCTTCTGCATTGTCTCTTGAACCCCGTCTACTGGCTATTCTCCTTTACCAGCGTATGCACCTTGGCGACCCCTGCCTGCTCTGGATCCTTATTCTGCCTGCCCCTGCACCGCCAACACCAAACGAAAGCTCACGCACTTGGGGAAGACGCCTTGTTGTGGTCACAGTCACacttactctgtgtgtggtgtgcagAATGTAGAAGATCCATTTGAGAAAGAATTTTCAGGGCagctttcacacacattgtcattgGAGTGAATTCCTATCATAgtagaacaaagaaaatattttaccaaAGGCTAAAATGAAGATTGCATTGCAAATCTGAAGGCTGAAAATCATACAGATggatttacagtaaaacacatgaacacatcagaccagggtgtttgatgaagtgtccaggtttgcatgttgtgtggttctgtgctgctctgcatcCTCCCTCAACTAGAAGGACAACCACACAAATCTGAGGAGAGAATAAATGTAGCTGTCaggttaaatataaataacaattacaggtatgaaatgttttgcgtttaaaattaaatcatttttaaacaattgcATTAAAAGCATAAGCTAgccaaaaataattatattttattttatatttattaataatacaagctgctgcctttgaattcCCAAGGTTGCAGCTCTGAAAAGGGTACATAACAACAagaaatttaacattgtaacttgctttggagaaaagcattatctaaatgaatataagtaaattttatgtttagttaatgaactgtttttctttattttttttttaattcataacaAGAactcttcatttattcactttgcagacatttttctccaagaaaaTCACCAGtggatactacatagtgttaccagctcacacaccttgttcaccaaggtgacttacactgcaccactcatccatacatcagtgaaacacacactatgggggaacctcaacaacatgtctttggagtgtaggaggaaacccacacagacagggggagaacacacaaactccacagagccTGAaggggaattgaacccacattctcttgcaccacccaagcactgtgaaacagcagtgctgcttgttGTGCCACCCATTTTCTATTACTCTATACAGTACtacaaaacagagtaaaaatattAACGTACACAGAGGTGCTTTTGCTACAACAGCAAGaggtataaataaaacaaatgagaaacaaCCTTCAGCACGTAGAACATGGTGAGTGAACTTCTGATGAGTATCTGTTAAGACAGGAATTGAAATCCAACTTCATTTACTTCCAACATATGAACAGAACGGAGAACAGGAAACATAGTGTAGCTCATACTCACTGTATGTGTCCCTTCTCAAGCAATGTTGCATTagtcaataaaatgaaactAACAAGTGTTGGAAACAGTAACTCTGAAAACACGTAAGCCACAAAACTTCACATATGTCAAGACATATATTGCAGTGTTATGTTGACGTTTTCTCCATTATTAAAACCGAAAGTGAAAGATCTCACTGAAATCCCTAATTTAGAGAAACACCCCTAAAATTAACAAGCAGTTCTGTGAACACTGTGCAGTTTTGCTCACTATATTCATGTACTATGTTCATCCAGCAACAATTTAAAGGTCATGATATccttaaaaaagtgaaatcagTTCAAATGTGGTATTGTTTAACACGTTATACTGTGAAAGACCTCAGTTTGTTCAAAGACTGCAGCCTGACTCGATCTTCAGGTATGGCACGCATACCACATTACAAGTACATGTTACAAAATATGAATCttgacaaacacagacagactcTGTGGCCTGGTGTGGGGCAGAGGTGGCCACAAGGGCAGGGCAGCAAGGTTTCCATACAAATATGGTTAATTTACAGACTAAAGGAGACCCAAAACAGGCAGAAAACGAGCAACGAATGGACAAAGTTCGAAGCGGTCAGAACCACGTGCCAGTCAGTTCGGGGAAGCCATCCATCTCCCCGCCAACACTTCCCAGAACATCCCCCTTAATCCCCGGAAGAGCTACTTAACAGTCCATAGTAATTATTCTGATAAGCAGGGGGCCAACACTGGGGAGCGAACCATCATAACAAACCCCGCCCCCTGACGTGGCTGCTCCGCCCACCAACtcatgacacacacatacatgtctCCTACTCCTAAACACTTGTGCCTCAGTTCTTTGCACGTAACATTTCACCTGCAAGCCTGACATGTTGAAACGGCAGTTTTAATGGGGAGGTGAAGATCCGCTCAACGCAAAATAAGGCAAAGTTTCCTGTTTCTGCTTCCTGTTGCACTTGCTACTTATAAGCATCACCAGGAATTCAGAAACATTTCTCAAGTTGCCAAGTTACTGCGAATacctcatatttaaaaaaaaattcaaaattgttTTTACTGGCTCAAAATATAACTGACAATAATctattttcctttctgttttaaattttctgtGTGGGGCCTCATAGGACCTGCATTCAGCACTTAAAAATGTTGATATTAGTGCTAGAAATAGCACAGCTTTACTTGGTTTCAGGAAACTGTGACTTGTTACCAGGCTCCACGTCATCTCCTGCAGGCGCTGATCCAGTGATGCACTTGGTTCTGCGACTGGACTCTGTTACTGCTCTTCTTCTCTGGACCAACAGTGAGAATGAATGACTTCCTCTTAAGACTCCACAGATCCATAATCACTcaatttttcaaaactgaagAGAAGGAACGGATTCATTCACACATGGTTCAACACTGTTTATTTCTGATTCACTGAAGTCCTACGGTGTGTAAAGGAAAACTGCTGTACAGTGATGCGGCTGAAATCGTAATTATTGACTatgaaaaaatgacaacagGAAATTAATAACAGATGTCtgacaaataaaaatcttattttaaattcagaatatTCAAGCTAAAATGACGGTGGTAGgaatttcactgtgtttggGGGGAAAGCTGGTCAAGTGAAGAAACACAGATTAATTCTGAGCAACCTGCTCCACTTGTAGTTAAGTAAATCTCttaaaaaatgactaaaattgAAATAATATTAAGTATAAACACACTGTGCAATACCACTcttcccaaacagggtcacggcaaactggagcctaacccagcaacacagggtacaaggtgtatgggacacaccccggacaggatgccagtccgtcataaggcaccccaagcaggacttgatcTCCAAATccgctggagagcagaacctagctaaacctgctgcgcccTGACTGCATAAGCACacagtttaattaatttctgttgtttttcaggTTACTATAATGTAAAGTCTCTGACTTGTAcatcattttagagaaaagcttttGCAATGTGATTAAACAGAAATCTCATGTGACTCTAtaaggtgaataaggtgtgtgggctgataacactacatagagttcgttggaagtcgctttagagaaaatcatctgctaaataaataaatgtaaaacataaatgtacagtatgtcagtcATTCAAAGTTTTTAGCCCCTTTCAAGGTGTGTGTGGAACTTTCTAtcattaaatgcactttttttgcttGGTGCAGGACTGTCCACACTCCAGTTCAGATTTAACATCCCGAAGAGTCTGAATGTTCAACTTTTCGTTTCAGCACAGTATACAACTGTCGATTATGCTCTGTGTTTATCTCACATACAattaattaacacacacactgaataaaACCAcctatcccgagcggggtcgcagtgaactggagcctaacctggcaacacagggcacaagactgaagggggagggatacaccccagacaggacgccagtccacaaCAAGGCAGctcaggcaggactcgaaccacaggccaaccacagagcaggcccaaaccaagcccactgtgccatcacgcccttacattaattcatttatgttcatttatgttaaatattcattgatATTTATCCTCAtacagatacttttcttcatAATGACAGAATTCAGTGAATCCAAAGGACATAACAAATGGAGAAATCCCGGCACACACAGAACCATGAAAGTGCAGtaaatttgtgatgtctttcttGCTTTGGAGCACTTTAGTCTCCCTGAGCTTGGTGAGTGTTTGTCCTTCAGAGCAAGACCAAGCTGTGCGAGTGCAGTCGATGAGCTCCATCAGCATTGCTGTGCGGCCAACTGCAGTTTGAAGGACACCCATGGTTCAACACTGCAGTACTACAGTAGCCTCATAGGATACCTCTgttcacacacacctcagtgcgGTGAAGGACAGTATAATGACTCAGTCCTGCCAAGGGCTCCAGTTGGTTACATATAGTGGTGGCTTTTAGCAGAGGCCACTCATCAGTCGTCCATCTGTTTCTTGGGGTCTCTGCCCTTCACATGGACAAACTAAGATGTCTTGAACAGGTAGCAAATGTGAAGAGTCCAGCTTTATGCAAACCCTTGTTGGCAAGATGATGTTCTACACGAGTCTGAATAGAACTGGAAAGACAAACATTAACAGAACATCAttgcactgaaacacaaataGTGATTATCAATATTAacatagctttaaaaaaaaaaaactccaattattttaattaaattacaaaaatactcACCATTCGGAGGAGATGCTGTTTTTTGATActtgcatttatatatttcacgAATAATAACAACAAGATAACAAACTAAAGCTATGATCGCGACAATAACAGGAATCTGACTGCGTTCTCCACACTCAGCATCAGACACACTGTCTCCTGCTTTGACTGTGGGAAGTCTGTTTGCcttacagctgtgaaaatgaatggaacaaaattactttttacacaaataaaatcttCAAAGATTTACATTTCCATGAATGGACCAGGGCAATGACAGGCTTACTTTGTGTGTGGTGTACAGAATGTAGAAGATCCATCTGAGAAAGAGTTTTCAGGgcagttctcacacacagtgtcattGGAGTGTGTTCCtatcacagtaaaaaaaagacaatatttttccaaacctgaaaatggaaattacattattaatttgcaAGGTAACTTATACTGATGGatttaaagtaaaacacatgaacacatcagaccagggtgtttgatgaagtgtccaggtttgcaggttgtgtgtttctgtgctgctctacatcctccctCATAAGGATCAGTACAATAGTTCCCTTCCAGGGCTCCACACACTGCATCTGAAGAGGGTTTACACTCCTTCACTGTCTTTAAACCAGAAtctgcaaaagaaacaaaaaaaaatcacattcattCAATTTACTGAAGAAACTCAATacactttttatattaaaaatgttccatAAAATCTTCACTTCTCCTTGAAACAGAAAACGTATTCTTGCCTTCATTACAAGCCGTACAGGGATTGCAGATATGACGCCCATGTGGTTTGTCAGTGAAAGTAGAGTTGggacactgaacacacactatgATATCTGTTCttgtacagtgtgtgtaaacaaaagagcctaaaaaaatacataatgggtaaattttcagttcaatttccAGTTTATGATAATACTGTCTTAATGAAGAAAGGATCAGTGATGTAATAGTATCgatgcaaaaatgcaaaatagtaAACCATGACTAACCAGGTGTACACATAGTGCAACAcgttccatttttttcatactgATACAGACCACAGGCAGAACAGGGACTGTATTCAACAATCAgaaggaaaaccacacagatctgaaaagagaataaatgtagCTATCAGtttaaacataaataacaaTTGCAGGTATGAAATGTTTAACTATTGAAATAAAACCAACTAAAAACAATATGTATTAAAAGCATCGGCATAAAATGGACAAATATTAGTTATatagtattttatattaattaataatacagtTATAATACCCTTTTCTATAGGCtactggtagcacagtggttgaaGCTGatgtctttgaacccaaaagttATAAGTTTGAATCCTACTGCTAACAAGGCATATGCCTATAATTGTTCAGTTAGAAATCACCCAgatgtatcaatgggtaaataactgtaggtactataacattgttagttgctttagagataagtgccagctaaatgaataaatgtaaatttaatgttgaGTTAAGAAACAGTTTTTACTGAGGGTATATAACTAAATACTCCTGGTTTCACACAGCAACATTCTACTTCTTTCAGTCACTTTTTATGTCACTTGGTGGCAGTTTCttcatgtatgttttttcacttttgtttcatttttgttcagtaTTCGCTGATATGTTTCCTGCtatttatatgaagaaaaataagaaaattgtttttctgctttaaatCACGCATACAACCGAAATCTAACAAATAAGAAGTAATTTCAGAATTATTAACTTAAGTTAAAATAGAATTACATTTGGTTAAATAAACTGCACTCCCACATTGAATCCTTTcattttacaccacacatggtCCATATCATGGGGCTTCAACTGCACTAGCTGGAGGGCGTGTGTCCTTTTTGTTGAAGTGATACTAAACAATCAGGTTCTCAGTGAAAGCAGATTTCAACCTGCTCAAATCTGCTAATGGCATTTTTATATTAACATACCTGCTGCTTATTTGTTACAGAAAGTACCCAAAGAggttaaatatttgtaaaatttataaaaaacaaGTGTTCATTTGCTATTACACTACACAGTACtataaaacagagtaaaaacttAGTAAAGTACACAGCTTTTGCCAGAACAGTGAAAAGAGGTGTAAATAAGACACATAAGAAACAACCTTAAGCAGGTAGAACATGGTGAGTGAACTTCTGATGAGCACCTGTTAACAAGAGAGGAACTTAAATTCAACTTTATTTACTTCCAACATATGAACAAAAAGGAGAACAGAAATCATAGCATAGCTCATACTCACTCTATGTGTCCCTTCTAAGGCAATGTTCCATTCTTCAATAAAGTAAAACTCACAAGTGTGGTAAACAGTAACTCTGAAAACCCACAAGTCACAAAACTTCGAATATGTTAAAACGGATATTGCAGCGTAATGCTGAAGTTTTTTCCATTGTACCGATTCAAACCGAAAGTGAAAGAGCTTATGCAaagcccccccaaaaaaacaaactgttctgCCAGCACTGCCACTGTTTTTCTCACTATATTCATGTACTACATTCATATACTAACAAATTTAAACACATGGTAGCCttaaaaaagtgaaagcagTCCAAACTAAGTATCCTTTGACAATATTGTTGCCATAGTAAATATTCTGATAAGAAGGGGGCGGGCAGTGGGGAGCCATCTATCATAACAAACCCCGCCCCTTGACATGGGTGCTTCTCCTACACCAGCTCATGATACAAAGATAGGTGTTGAGAGAGGG
Above is a genomic segment from Scleropages formosus chromosome 2, fSclFor1.1, whole genome shotgun sequence containing:
- the LOC108922361 gene encoding tumor necrosis factor receptor superfamily member 5-like — translated: MFYVLKICVVVLLVEGGCRAAQNHTTCKPGHFIKHPGIHSNDNVCESCPENSFSNGSSTFCTPHTDCEAKGLCTVRPGDSMSDAECGERSRIPVIVAIIAIVSVLVVIVGEVLKFKYRKINRELPLNVLFRPV